Part of the Leclercia sp. AS011 genome is shown below.
GATTGGCGGCATTGACCACCACATCAACATGCAGGGTGGTGATATCACCGAGAAAAACTTCAATACGCGAGTTCATAATCAACCTCTGCTGACGCTTTTTTCTTAAGTGTATCGCAGAGGATGGGGAGTGTAAGCCCGGTAATCTGAAAACCGCCCCGTCTCAGCGATAATCCACCTGCATGATAGCCAGCGTCTTTTCAGGGTTGAGGTATTTCATACTGAGGGTTGCCCGATCCGGGATAGCGACCCTGCCGTATACCGCATCTGAATAGCTTATCTGTTGGGTTTGCTGCTTTGTATTCTGCGGACAGGTCACCGAAATGTTGTGCGATGCGGGGGTGATGTTACAGGGATCCTCGACAATACTGCCGGTGAAATAGAGGACATTACTGGCATACGCCGGGGCGAGCATAACCCCCAGCACGAGCGTGGCGGCAAGTTTGATACGGGACGAGAGCATCGGTGCGATCCTTAATGACCATCGTCCGTGATAATGAAATTACGTGCCCAGACCGGGCTGTCGACTGGCATCGGCGATGCCAGCAACACAAGGATAACCACACAACAACATTTTCCCTACATCAACCAATATATTGATTTCATGAATGTTTTAAGCCCCCGCGTCAGGATGCTGGCCACTGTTGCGACAGGTGTAGCGATTTGCCGTCCGACACGGTGACAATGACATTCACTTTGTCGTTGGGCCCCGAGTTAACAGTCATTCGGGAAAGATTAACCGTTTGATTG
Proteins encoded:
- a CDS encoding type 1 fimbrial protein, whose translation is MLSSRIKLAATLVLGVMLAPAYASNVLYFTGSIVEDPCNITPASHNISVTCPQNTKQQTQQISYSDAVYGRVAIPDRATLSMKYLNPEKTLAIMQVDYR